The following proteins are co-located in the Echinicola sp. 20G genome:
- a CDS encoding S41 family peptidase — protein MKNRNKIIALLLVIVVGGGMLFSFKGKNDKLFLIAKNLDIFASLIRELDTYYVDEIDPEELVTVGINAMLQELDPYTNYIPEEESDDFRTMTTGEYGGIGALIGNRIGKNMVLMPYKGFPAQSAGLRIGDELLWVDSVDVVDLATSEISKKLKGPANTPVEVIVKRNQDTLTFELTRKKIVITNVPYYGMVNDKVGYIKLTDFTTNAGDDVRKALVELKELGAEKLILDLRDNPGGILKEAVDIVNLFIPKGKEVVSTIGKLDNVNAVYKTNRSPVDKDIPLAVLVNERSASASEIVAGALQDYDRAVLIGRNTFGKGLVQSTIPLSYNSQVKVTTAKYYIPSGRCIQEIDYSKKDEDGNATTVADSLRREFKTKNGRTVWDGAGVRPDEKVESKTYAPITYSLVARSLVFEFVNDYFYKHDSISSPRDFKVTDELYDEFTTWLEGREYDYITRVEKTIEDLENYAKEEKYFEDIQSEIDSLKKSVSHNKEQDLVTFRDEIKEAIKDEVVSRYYYEGGVIEASLDSDDEIAKAVSVLSDLSVYDNILQPKLAKK, from the coding sequence ATGAAGAATAGAAACAAAATTATAGCCCTTTTATTAGTTATTGTAGTAGGTGGAGGCATGCTATTTTCCTTTAAGGGAAAAAATGATAAACTTTTTTTGATCGCTAAAAACCTGGATATTTTTGCTTCACTGATAAGGGAGCTCGATACTTATTATGTTGATGAGATAGATCCAGAGGAATTGGTGACTGTGGGAATCAATGCCATGTTGCAGGAGCTTGATCCGTACACCAATTACATTCCGGAAGAAGAATCTGATGATTTTCGTACGATGACCACTGGTGAATATGGTGGGATTGGTGCGCTTATCGGAAATAGGATAGGGAAGAATATGGTCCTGATGCCGTACAAGGGATTTCCTGCACAAAGTGCTGGGTTAAGAATTGGAGATGAATTGCTTTGGGTAGATTCTGTGGATGTAGTTGACTTGGCTACATCGGAAATATCAAAAAAGCTTAAAGGACCTGCTAATACTCCAGTAGAGGTGATTGTAAAAAGAAATCAAGATACTTTGACCTTTGAGCTTACTCGAAAGAAAATTGTTATTACTAATGTTCCTTATTACGGAATGGTGAATGACAAGGTAGGGTATATCAAGTTGACGGATTTTACAACTAATGCCGGTGACGATGTAAGGAAGGCTTTGGTGGAGCTGAAAGAACTGGGGGCCGAAAAGTTGATATTGGATTTGAGGGATAATCCAGGAGGGATACTTAAGGAAGCTGTTGATATCGTTAACCTCTTTATTCCAAAAGGGAAGGAAGTGGTCAGTACTATTGGGAAGCTGGATAATGTGAACGCTGTTTATAAAACTAATCGATCACCTGTTGATAAGGATATTCCCTTGGCAGTTTTGGTAAACGAAAGATCGGCTTCTGCCTCAGAGATTGTTGCAGGTGCATTACAGGATTATGATCGAGCAGTGTTGATTGGAAGAAATACTTTTGGAAAAGGTTTAGTGCAAAGTACGATTCCACTTTCCTACAATTCACAGGTCAAGGTTACAACAGCCAAGTATTACATTCCTAGTGGAAGATGTATTCAGGAAATTGATTACAGTAAAAAGGATGAAGATGGTAATGCAACAACAGTGGCTGATTCTTTGAGAAGGGAATTTAAAACAAAAAATGGAAGAACAGTTTGGGATGGAGCTGGCGTAAGACCAGATGAGAAAGTAGAGTCAAAGACCTATGCTCCGATTACATATAGTCTTGTAGCCAGGAGCTTAGTATTTGAGTTTGTGAATGATTATTTTTATAAGCATGATAGTATTTCAAGTCCTAGGGATTTTAAAGTGACCGATGAACTTTATGATGAATTTACTACTTGGTTGGAAGGAAGAGAATATGATTACATTACTAGAGTTGAAAAAACAATCGAAGATTTAGAGAATTATGCTAAAGAAGAAAAATACTTTGAAGATATCCAAAGTGAAATTGATTCTTTGAAGAAAAGCGTGAGTCATAATAAAGAACAGGATCTAGTAACTTTTAGGGATGAGATCAAAGAAGCGATCAAGGATGAAGTGGTTTCCCGATATTACTATGAAGGGGGAGTGATTGAGGCTTCATTGGATTCAGATGATGAGATAGCTAAAGCTGTTTCTGTTTTAAGCGATTTATCAGTATATGACAATATTCTTCAGCCAAAATTGGCCAAGAAATAA